A single window of Nitrospirota bacterium DNA harbors:
- a CDS encoding universal stress protein encodes MKIMICYDGSEGSHRAMEQTVDYFKAHKPEIILVTVVDPPLDSSLENEEVFERWRNSRQNELLDAAKWVTEHGLEADAILAVGDPRKMLIKAIEKKAPDLVVVGKRGRTEMDKMILGSVSAFLVRHSPLPVLVMT; translated from the coding sequence ATGAAGATAATGATCTGCTATGATGGTTCTGAAGGCTCACACAGGGCAATGGAACAAACAGTAGATTATTTTAAGGCTCATAAGCCGGAGATAATACTTGTAACAGTCGTGGACCCCCCCCTTGATTCCAGCCTTGAAAATGAAGAAGTATTTGAAAGATGGCGAAATAGTCGGCAAAATGAACTTTTAGATGCAGCAAAGTGGGTTACAGAACATGGTCTGGAGGCTGATGCGATTCTTGCGGTGGGCGATCCCCGGAAGATGCTGATTAAGGCGATAGAAAAGAAAGCTCCGGACCTGGTTGTCGTAGGGAAAAGGGGAAGAACAGAGATGGATAAGATGATACTCGGGAGTGTCAGTGCATTCCTGGTGCGGCACTCACCACTCCCTGTGCTTGTTATGACTTAA